The sequence GGTATCTCCTCCAGCAGCCCCAGCTGGGACAGGGCCTTCAAGGCGTAGAACGCGACCACGAGGCCGCCTTTCATGTCATAGACGCCCGGGCCGAAGCAGCGCTCTTCGTCTTCACGAAACGCGGTGAAACTGGTGTCTGCGGGGAAGACCGTGTCCATGTGTCCGACCAGCACGATGCCCTTCTCTCCCCTTGCGGCCGGGAGGGTCATGCCCTGGACCATGTTCCCGTGCTCCGTGAAAGGCAGGATGCGCGCCTCGGGCAGGATGCCGCCAAGAACTTCGGCCACGTCCACGGCCATGCGGTCCAGACCGGGCTTGTTGCGGCTCCCGCTCTGGATTTCCACCAGCCGTTGCAAAAGATCCAGGGCCTCCCTGCGGCGGGGCTCAAGATAGGACAGGATCGCGTCGTGCATGGCCGGGATCATTTTTCGTACTTGGCGAAGCCGAAGTCCTGCCGGGCATATTCCTGCGGCTCGGGATCGGGATAGCTGACCTGTTCGCCGCTCCAGGGCTTTTGCATCTTCACGTAACCCTGGCCGTGTTCGAGCACGTTGGTGCGGTGCAAGGGGATCTTGCCGCCGGCCGTGGCGATGTAGCGCGGGATGGCGTCGCCGGAGATGTTGCCGTACATGCTTTCGATGATGCTCTGGCCAACGGCCACGGGCACGCGCAGATGCTTGAACTGCGGGTTGCGGTAGCTGCAGTTGAAGACATAGTACGGTCTCACATAGGCTTCCTGAATGGTCTCGCACAGCTTCCACATCTTCACGCTTGAATCGTTGATCCCTTTCAAAAGCACGGCCTGGTTCATGACCGCGGCCACGCGCTTGGAGATGGCCTGGAAAGCGGCCTTGGAGACCGGCGTGATCTCTTGGGCGGTGTTGATCTGGGTGACCACGCGCAGGGGCTTTTTGTCGCTGCTGGCTTCCAGGATATCCAGGAGTTCGCTGTCGATGCGCTGCGGCGTGGTCACGGGGATGCGTGTGCCAAGCCGCTTCATGCGCACGTGTTCGATGGCGTCAAGCTGCCCCAGGAGCCATTCGAGCATGCTGTTGGGCAGGACCAGGCTGTCTCCGCCGGTGATCAGCACGTCGCGGATTTCGGGGTTGGCGCGGATGTACTCCAGGGCCTCGCCGTAGGCTTCCTTGCCGTAGAGGCGGTCCTTGGCGCCGATATGGGCGATGCGCAGGCAATGGGTGCAGTACATGGCGCACATGTTGGTGGCTTTGATGGTCACCACTCTGGGATAAAACTGGTCGATGAGCCGGGCCGGGGAATGGTCGGCGGCCACGGGCGGGATCTCGACTCCTGCGTTGTCGACCATCTCGCCGGTGGGCACGGCCTGCAGCAGGACCGGGTCGTTGACCTGGCCCGGCAGGATGAGGCTCGCGTAGTAGGGGGTGAGGCGCATGCGGTAGGTCCTGGTGACCCGCAGCACGTCCTCTATGGCCTTGGCCGGCAGATCGACGACCTTGGACAGGGTCTCGACGTCCTCGATGGCGTGGCGCAGCTGGCCGGAGTAGGAGTTCCAGTCGTCATCGCTCATGCTTAGCACGTTTTTGATGCGCTTTTGGTTTTCGAGCATCCGGTCCCAGACTTCGATGCCGCTGGGGGCTTCCTTGGGATGGCGGTCCAGGTATTCGCGGACCCTGCTTTGGGCCGCGTCGACGATGGGCAGGGCCTTGCCCACGCGTCCGCCCACGGTGACGCGGTGCTCGTCTATCTCTTCGTGTTTCACAGCCAGGGCCGTAAGGGCGTCTCGCGTCAAGCCCAGCTGCTCCGGAGTAAAGCCTTGGTCATCGTGGAATTTTTCCAGCGCCAAGAAAAGGGCGACGATGGGCGCGGTCAGCTTTTCGGCTTCCGCCTTTCTGAAAAGCTCGGCAATGGCCCGCTGCTCTTCGTCCGATGCCATCCCGTCTTTCTTCACGGTGAACAGTTTTTCAAAGAGATCTGTCGTAAACGCGTCCAAGGCATTGATGCTCATTTCTGTCCGTCCTCTTGAGATTCTTGAGTTTGCGAGTGTTTGCGGATGGAGTCGTTCAGCTGCTCGATGCCCAGGCGTATGTCGTCTTCGAGCATGCAGCGGTCACGGGCAACGGCCACGACCCTGCCCAGAAAGGTGCCGGGCATGACGGCCTGTTTGCCGCCCACGTGTTCGACCACGATCACCCCGTGTTCCTGGCCGTTGCAGACTACCTGGCGGAAGAGGGTCCGCTCGTCTTCGTCCACGGGGACGATGTGGTCGGTCTCGGCTTCATGTTCGAGCTTGAAGTTGTAGGTCCGCCAGCAGATCCCGTTCAGGGCCTCTTTCATTTCCATCATGTTGTCCGGAAAACGGTCGAACATCACGGCGTGGTATTCCAGCTCAAGCAGGCCGGGGGTTTCCGGCGGCAGGGCGTTTTCAAGCGTGCAGCACATCTCCATGGTCGTGCCCTGCTTGCGGGCGTTGACCTCCACGAAAAAAATCCGCCCCTCGGCGTCGACGATGTAGTCGCAGCCGAAGATGCCGCGATAGCCGCTGCGACCCATGACCTGCCCGATCCTGCGCGTGATCTCGCGCAGCTCCTGCTGAATGGCGTAGGGCTGCTCGGACGGAAATGTGGATCCGCGAAACTTGTTGCCGTCGTATATTTCCTGGTCGGCGGTGGCCGCGATGAACACATCCTGGGCGTTGGCCACGATCCCCAGAACCGTGGGGTCGGCCACATGCGGGATGTAGCGGCTGATGAAGAACTTGCCCCGCAGATGCGCGGTCTTGGTCTCGATCTCTTCCTGCGAGTGGGCAACAAAGCTGTTCACCCCGGCCGCGGAATAGGGCTGGCTGACAAACATGCCGTCCGTCCATTCGTCCCAGAGTTCCCGGGTAATGTTCAGCATGTCCTGCGCGTCCTGACTGACGCGGTAGTTGATGACCGGCGCGACGTCTTTCAAGCGCTGCAACTGATAGAGCTTGTTGTTCCAGATATTGGCGATGTGTCCGCTGGGCCCCAGCACGCGTACGCCGGGGATGAGCGCCAGGGTCAGTTCCGGCACGGATTCGAAGACATGGATGAAGACGTGCCCCTGCTTGTCGAGGAGTTGGCGGATGAGTTCATTGACCGTGTCCGATGCGGAGACAAGGGACGCAAAGGTGCGAGGCGGGATGCGGAAGCTGACTTTGCGGCCTTTTTCCCGGAAAAGCTCCCGGGCCATGGGGTTTATGACCATGGTGTTTTTGTGCGGATAGGATTCGAGCACATCCGGTAGGATGGAAATGAAATCGAAAGGCCGGCCGTGAATCTTGAAGAGCGTCTCCTTGAAGAATTGATTCAGGCAATCCGTTTTTATTTCCCCTATATACAGGAAGTAAAACGTGTCCGGGTCAAGTTTGAGGTCTGAAAAAAGAATATCTTCATCTTCGAGCATAACCGCGCCTCCAGGCAACAGAATTCGGGCCCGGCAACGCCATTGTCGCGGGCATTTGTCTCGCTGGCCCTATCGATTGATTCCGCAAACTGCAAATTTTTGCTTGGACCGGCTCATTGCCGCGCCCGGACTCCGGCTCGCATCCCCGGATTTTCGCGCATACAGGCACGGGGTTGATTTTGTGGCGGATTGCCGAGCTCTCCTTTCGCCGCTCAGTCCTGCTTGATGCGCAGAGTCATCGTGGCGGGCTGGCCGTCGGTGATGCGGTAGACAAGCTTGAGCGTGTCGATGGCCGTAGACATCCCCGGAATGTTGACGAGCCCCGAGGATTCTCCGGATTTGAGCTGCATGGGGGTGCGCAAGGGGATGGGGTCGCCCTCCACCGGGATGAGGGTCAGGCTTTCAAACGTGACTGTCGCGCCGTCGATTTTGAAACGCAGGTTGTCGATTTTGCCGAGCTTTTCACCCACCGGCAGGGTCGCGGAGGTGCCTGTGGCGGAAAGCTGGACGGGCTCAAGGGCGATCCACGGTCCGGCCACGGCCGCGGTAGCCGGCAGGATGCCCAGCACAAGAGTGCACAAAAGGATCAAGCTTTTCATAAGAATCTCCAGAACGTCTGTTTCAATGGTACGTACGCCGTGCACGGGCCGGGATCAAGGGGCGGGTTTGTTTTGGCAGAGGCCCGGCCCTGATGCCGCGCTGCGCGGGGCCGCAAAAAGAAGTATTCCCATAATTGAGATGAGCCTTTATCTGCGTTTCCATGTCACTTGATCCAGAAAAACGTCTGCGCGATCTTGAAGCCGAACTGGCGGTCTTGCAGGCCCGTTTGCGGGTCCTGGTCGACGGCTCGCCTCTGGGCATTTTTTTTGACGACGCCGGCGACAAATGCGTTTTCGTGAATACGACCTTCTGCGAGATGATGGGGCTGTCCGAGGCCCAGGCTCTGGGCGACGGCTGGGCCAGGACCGTCCATCCACAAGACCTGCCGAGATTGCTGGGCGAGCGGGCCAGTTCCGTGGCCGGGGGGGCGCCTCTTTTTCGCGCCGAGTATCGCTACTACCGCCCGGACGGCCGGGTGGGCTGGGTGGAGGAGCAGACCCGACCGGTTCACGGCCCGGACGGGACGCTCTTGGGCTACGTGGGTACGCTGGCCGAGATCAGCGGGCGCAAGGAAGAGGAGGCGGCGTTGGCGCGGCACAGCGAGGCGCTGGAGGAACGGGTCCGGGAACGCACCGCCGAGCTTTTGGCCCAGGCCGAGCGCCTGGCCGAGATGAACGCGGCCCTGAAAGTTCTCCTGCGGCAGCGCGAGGAAGACCGCGAGGAACTGGAACAAGCCGTGCTGGCCAATGTCCGTCGTCGCATCGCCCCGACCCTGGATCGCCTGGAAGGTCTCTGTGCCGGAGAGGAGGTCCGCGTGCTGACCGAGCAACTCCGGCAGGGCCTCAAGGAACTGACCGAGCCCTTTTGCCATCGCTTGTCCACGGTCTGCCAGGGCCTCACGCCGGCCGAGATCCAGGTCGCGGAGCTGATTCGCGAAGGGCTCGGCACCAAGGAAATAGCCGTCCGCCTCGGGGTCGGCTCTTCCACCATCGATACCCACCGCCATCATCTCCGCCGTAAGCTTGGGCTTAACTGCCGCCAGGACAGTTTGCGCTCCTACCTGCTTTCTCTTGAATCCGTCTGATATGGAGAAATCCTCCATATTTTCTCCGCAATAAACTGCTATTGTCATTTTGCGTCCAGACTGTTTCAACGACTGTCCAATCTCAAACGGAGGACAGCATGAAACCAAACGACGCAAATGACGATAAGACAATGCTCAACACGGGCCTGGCCCGGATGTTCAAGGGCGGGGTGATCATGGACGTGGTGAACGCGGATCAGGCCCGCATCGCCGAAGAGGCCGGGGCCTGCGCGGTCATGGCCCTGGAGCGGGTTCCCGCCGATATCCGGGCCTGCGGCGGCGTGGCCCGCATGTCCGATCCGTCCATGATTCGCGAGATCATGGCGGCGGTTTCCATTCCGGTCATGGCCAAATGCCGCATCGGCCACTTCATGGAGGCCCGCATTCTTGAGGCCGTGGGCGTGGACTACATCGACGAGAGCGAGGTTTTGACCCCGGCGGATGAGGAATTTCATATCGACAAGCACGCATTCAAGGTGCCGTTTGTCTGCGGCTGCCGCAATCTGGGCGAAGCATTGCGCCGCATTGCCGAGGGCGCGGCCATGATCCGCACCAAGGGCGAGGCGGGTACCGGGGATGTGGTCGAG is a genomic window of Desulfomicrobium baculatum DSM 4028 containing:
- a CDS encoding ATP-grasp domain-containing protein, which encodes MLEDEDILFSDLKLDPDTFYFLYIGEIKTDCLNQFFKETLFKIHGRPFDFISILPDVLESYPHKNTMVINPMARELFREKGRKVSFRIPPRTFASLVSASDTVNELIRQLLDKQGHVFIHVFESVPELTLALIPGVRVLGPSGHIANIWNNKLYQLQRLKDVAPVINYRVSQDAQDMLNITRELWDEWTDGMFVSQPYSAAGVNSFVAHSQEEIETKTAHLRGKFFISRYIPHVADPTVLGIVANAQDVFIAATADQEIYDGNKFRGSTFPSEQPYAIQQELREITRRIGQVMGRSGYRGIFGCDYIVDAEGRIFFVEVNARKQGTTMEMCCTLENALPPETPGLLELEYHAVMFDRFPDNMMEMKEALNGICWRTYNFKLEHEAETDHIVPVDEDERTLFRQVVCNGQEHGVIVVEHVGGKQAVMPGTFLGRVVAVARDRCMLEDDIRLGIEQLNDSIRKHSQTQESQEDGQK
- the pdxS gene encoding pyridoxal 5'-phosphate synthase lyase subunit PdxS is translated as MKPNDANDDKTMLNTGLARMFKGGVIMDVVNADQARIAEEAGACAVMALERVPADIRACGGVARMSDPSMIREIMAAVSIPVMAKCRIGHFMEARILEAVGVDYIDESEVLTPADEEFHIDKHAFKVPFVCGCRNLGEALRRIAEGAAMIRTKGEAGTGDVVEAVRHARAVQSQVRLVRGMPPEELVTYAKEIGAPVELLRRVRELGRLPVVNFAAGGVATPADAALMMQLGMDGVFVGSGIFKSGDPARRARAIVQAVTHFDDPSILARVSENLGEAMSGIAVRSLAAAEQFAGRGW
- a CDS encoding PAS domain S-box protein, whose product is MSLDPEKRLRDLEAELAVLQARLRVLVDGSPLGIFFDDAGDKCVFVNTTFCEMMGLSEAQALGDGWARTVHPQDLPRLLGERASSVAGGAPLFRAEYRYYRPDGRVGWVEEQTRPVHGPDGTLLGYVGTLAEISGRKEEEAALARHSEALEERVRERTAELLAQAERLAEMNAALKVLLRQREEDREELEQAVLANVRRRIAPTLDRLEGLCAGEEVRVLTEQLRQGLKELTEPFCHRLSTVCQGLTPAEIQVAELIREGLGTKEIAVRLGVGSSTIDTHRHHLRRKLGLNCRQDSLRSYLLSLESV
- a CDS encoding KamA family radical SAM protein, which encodes MSINALDAFTTDLFEKLFTVKKDGMASDEEQRAIAELFRKAEAEKLTAPIVALFLALEKFHDDQGFTPEQLGLTRDALTALAVKHEEIDEHRVTVGGRVGKALPIVDAAQSRVREYLDRHPKEAPSGIEVWDRMLENQKRIKNVLSMSDDDWNSYSGQLRHAIEDVETLSKVVDLPAKAIEDVLRVTRTYRMRLTPYYASLILPGQVNDPVLLQAVPTGEMVDNAGVEIPPVAADHSPARLIDQFYPRVVTIKATNMCAMYCTHCLRIAHIGAKDRLYGKEAYGEALEYIRANPEIRDVLITGGDSLVLPNSMLEWLLGQLDAIEHVRMKRLGTRIPVTTPQRIDSELLDILEASSDKKPLRVVTQINTAQEITPVSKAAFQAISKRVAAVMNQAVLLKGINDSSVKMWKLCETIQEAYVRPYYVFNCSYRNPQFKHLRVPVAVGQSIIESMYGNISGDAIPRYIATAGGKIPLHRTNVLEHGQGYVKMQKPWSGEQVSYPDPEPQEYARQDFGFAKYEK